The nucleotide window AGGTAGAGGGCTTGAGTCAGTGTTGATTATGTATAATGGTGGAAGAGATTGGAGCAGGGGACTTGTTGTTTCTGATAATATGGGGTCTACTTTGTATTCTGATGGTAGGTATATAAATACTGGAGAATATAAGCTGTCTGTTGAGCCTGTGATTAGGTTTGATTTATACATTAGGTATTAAAGGAGGGAGACTATGAGAAAGGTTCTAGTTGTTTTGGTATTTTTGTTGGCTTACTGTGTTGCTTTTGGGGCTGTTAAGTTTAAGGGTGACTTGATAGGTATTGGTGACTTTAAATATATGGAGTCAAACTTTGTTTATAACAACAGACCTACGGAACCGTATTTTGCGATGGATAATGTTGAATTTATAGTTAACTTTGAAACAAAACTTGAGCTTACTTCTGATGTGTATGGAATTGCAAATTTGATTGTTCAGCCTACTGTTAAGTTTAAGCATTTTATTTTTGATAGCTTGATGATAAGTTATTTTCATAAAGCTTCTAAAGTTAAGATTGTGCCCTTCTATAGGTATAGGGTTGTAAGGTTTGATGATCCTGAAAACAGTGTAGGGTGGTTTAATTCTTGGGTTATTTCCTCAAGTGTTATGGGCGTGAGTAATGTAATGCGGGGTAAGGTTGATGCAAACGGATTTTACTTTGATTCTTCTTCTACTGCCAGAGCTGGAGGGATACCTTATATTTTAAGGCCTGTTGAGTTTATGGATGGAACGATAGTTAATATGCCTGGTATGGGTGAGGATACTACTAATCTTTCGCTGGTTGGTAGAGATTTGGGTGGATTCTATGCAGAGCAAAGGGGTAAAGGGTATTTGTGGCAAGTTTTTATGGGGTCTTATTTCATAGATGGTAGTGAGGGAAGGTTGAGTTTGAATGGGTTTGGTAACGTAAAGATTGATCTGCTTGAATTGGAGGATATTGGTTCTCTTTCTTTAGGACTCCTTGCAAACTTTTGTAGGTTTTCTGCTGCTTTAGCTTCTGTTGAGTTTTTGAATTCTCACATCTCTACTATTCCAGAGATGAGACCTTTTGCAGCATTGTATAATTACGGAGCCTATTTGATGGGAGATACAGAAATTGTTGACCCTTACCTTCAGTTTGTTATGAACTCCCAGGGTGAGTTATTTGAAAATGCTTACAATGAGGTTTTGAAGGGTGGTGGATATAGGATTAGTGGAGGAGGTTTTTCCGATGTTATTCCTGGTATGCTCGTTCAACTGAATTTTAGTTATGCTTCCTACTACCTCGTAACTAACACAAACCAGAATGTTAAGCCTGAGTCTGCTGAAAGAGTTGATCTCTCACTTAGAGCGTTTGGTGAATATGAGACCATAGTGGGAGTTTCAAAGTTCGTTTTAGAAGCTTGTCTGTTTAATGAGAACAAATTGAATAGGTTTTTTGGGTTACCTGAGGCACCTGCTATTTTCAACGTTTTCCTTTTCGGTGGAAGAGTTGGGAAGGTAGGAGTTGCTCTAAATGCCTTTGAGGTTGTTGATTTGAATCTTGTTTGTTCTTATGAGTCTATTGACCTTATGCTAGCTGCTGATACTAATAAATTTGCAAATGTTACTAAGATTGGTGTTAGAGGTAGAATAGGATTTGATTTTTCTTCGTTCTTAGTTGAGGGACTTAGACTAAACATTGATGGTGGGGTTTTTACCTGGAATGACAACCTAAGAAGCTCAAGGTTTACAATGGCTAAATATGATAGTAATCTGCTCTATTACACTTTTTCACCTAATCTTCTTTTCAGTCCTTCTGAGATAGTTAGTTTCAGAATAGGTTATGGTTATCCTGTTTTTGGAAATGTTTTTGACATAGACTATGGTTTAATAGCTGACTCTTTGCCGATGGGTTTCTATAAGAATCTGGATGGTCTGTATGAAGGAATCTATGGATGGTATGTTTTGCAGAATCTTCCGAGAGTTTATGTTGATTTGAAGATAAGTTTTTAATAAATTTCTAGGGGGTGGAAATTATGGCGAGAGTTTGGTTGGTAGTTTCGTTACTGATCGTTTTTGCGGTTGGGTTAAGTTCATGTTTACTTTGGGATGCTCTTAAGGATAGGTATATACCCTATGAGGTTATTGGTAAGGATCCTGAGACTGGTAAGCTTATAGTTAGGTTTACATTTGATAGGCCCGCTGCTACTACTGTGCATCTAGCTGGGCAATTTAATAATTGGACACAGCCGGGAAGAGATACACCAGGAACTGACAATGTTTCAATTCCAATGCAAAAAGATCCAAAGACTGGGTATTGGGTTGTTGAGTGGAAAATAAAGCCTGGTAGATGGCAATATAAGTACATCATAGATGGTGGTATCGTTTGGTCGGAGGATCAGGCCAATCCATTGAAGGAGAATGATGGGTTTGGAGGGTATAACTCTGTTGCGATTCTCAGTGAGTAATAAGATTACTTTATTTTTGGGCTTTTGAGTAACCATATTTATCAAAATATGCATCAATGAGTTTTGCTGCAATAGGTGCTGCATAAGCAGATCCTGCTCCAACGTTTTCAACTACAACTGCTACTACTACTGTATCCTCGGGATTTGCTGTATCAGTAGGGCCGTAGCATACAAATATGGAATGTGGTTTACCGTGAGGGTTTTCTGCAGTGCCAGTTTTACCTGCTATGGGGTATTTCGTTATATACTTTAGTCCTCGTGCAGTTCCTTCTTCAAAAACCTTTATCATTCCTTTCTTTATGATATCAAACGCTTCTTTTGGTATCTCTTTTGTTTCGCGAAGAATTTCTGGTTTGATTTCTTTTATTGTTTCTTTACCATCTGGTGAGAGTATCTTTTTTACTATGTGTGGTCTATAAGTTACTCCTTCATTGAATATTAATGATGTTATTACTGCAAACTGAAGAGGAGTGAGTAACCAATCACCTTGGCCTATTGAGAGATTGGCCATATCTCCTCCCATTATATCTCTGTTGTATCTTTTTCTGTGAAAGGATACCGAGGTTCTGAAGCCTTTCTTCTCATTTGGTAGATCAACGAAGGTTAATTCTCCTACTCCGAAAATTTTTGAAGTGTTTATTAAGTCCTCTGGATCTAGTGCTAACCCTAGTTTGTAAAAGTAAACATCACATGATACTTCTATTGCTTTGACTATATCTTTTACATAGCTGTGAGATGCCCAGTCCTGGAAAACTCTTTTGCCTATTCTTAGTGCTCCTAGACAGTTTTCACCTCTGTTTGGATTCCATTTCTTGCTTATGATTCCAGCAGTGGTTGTTATAAGTTTAAATACAGAACCTGGTTGGTATGTTCCTTGAATTGCTCTATTGAAAAGAGGAGTGTTTTTTTCGTCTGTTGACAGTGATAGAAAATACGAGAAATCTCCTAGAGATAGTTTGTTAGGATCAAATGAAGGAGAGGACACAATTGCTATTATCTCACCTGTTGTAGGTTTTAGCATTACCAAACTGCCTCGGTATTCATTTAAAAGCTCGTATCCTAGCTTTTGGATATCTATGTCTATTGATAACATCAAGGAATTACCTTCTACTGGTAGTTCTGCTACTTCCGAGCCTACTATGTTGTTTTTAGCATCTATGTATCTGAGCAATTTCCCATCTTTGCCTCTTAATATTTTATCATAGACTTTCTCTACTCCATCCTTTCCTATATAGCTTCCGGAGTGGTATATTTCCTTGTCAGTCTCGGAAAGTGTTTTTATTTCTTGCTGATCTATGGGTCCTAGGTATCCTAATAGGTGAGCGGTTTCATAGGGGTATCTGTAGTTTCTAAGATATATGGTGTCAATTACTACTCCGGGGAATTCTTCCTGTCTTTCAAGAATTTTTATTGCTTGATCTTTTGTTATTTCTGATATGAATATTGGGCCAAAAATGTCCCACTTCCTTCTTTCAATGTTTGCTAAGATGAACTTTAGATCCTTTTCTATTACTCCTGAAAGCTTTGATAAGACAGCGATTTTTTCTGACTCGTCCTTAGGTAGATACTTCTGTATTACAAAAACTCCTATTGTATCATCACTAGAGACTAGTGGGGTGAGGTTTCTGTCATAAATGGTTCCTCTCTGCGCAGATATTGGTATCTGCTGAGCCATGTTTATAAACGCTAACTTTATAAATCTATCTCTGCTTAAGATTTGCATATCTACTACTCTTATAATCACTATTCCTAACACTAGTGCTATAATCCCAGAGAATGCTAAAAGTCTTAACCTAGAGATACCTATGTTGTTTTCAGTTACTCTAAAATCTATCATATGACTCTACCGACAATATAAATCTCGTAATCTACAGACTTTGACAAAACTTCAATCACTTCGTCTTCTTTATCAGTTATTATTGTCATTCCTACTCCCATATTGAACACTCTGAATGCTTCATCTTTAGGTATGTTTCCCTCTCTGACTATAAACTTCATAATTTCTGGTGTGATGATTTTGTCCTCATATATTTTTATACCTCTTCCCTGTGTTACTCTCAGAGTATTATCCATTATTCCTCCACCGGTTATGTGTGACAAGGCTTTTACTAGGTTGTTTCTCACTAATGGATATAGGGTTGGAGAGTAGATTCTCGTTGGTTCTAAAAGAAGGTCTATCAGAGGTTTGCTGAAACCATATTCTTTTTCTGGGTTTATCTTCTTATCTTTCAGCACTTTCCTTATGAGTGAATAGCCATTACTGTGGAATCCGCTTGAGCTTAAAGCTATAATTGTATCTCCTTCTTTTACATTCTTTGGCAAAATATTGCTTTTTTCTGCTACTCCTATTGCTGTGCCGTTTAGATCAAATTCGCCATTTCCATACATTCCAGGCATTTCTGCTGTTTCTCCTCCTACAAGTGGCACCTTTGCAATTTCACAGCCTCTTATTATACTTCTTATTACCCTCTCGTATACTTTTTCCTCAAGTTTTCCACAGGCAAAGTAATCAACAAATCCTATTGGCTTAGCACCAGTACATATGACATCATCTACATTCATTGCTACTAAGTCAATTCCTATATAGTCAAGTTTATCGTATTCTCTAGCAAGCAAAAGTTTTGTTCCAACTCCATCGGTTGATATTGATATTACAGGGTTTTTAAATTCTCTTAGATCTATATCAATCAACGCACCAAAGCCTCCTACTCCTGCTATAACACTAGGGTTATAAGTTCTAGAAATTTCTCTTTTTACCTTTTCTATAAGTGTGTTGGCTTTCTCAATATCAACGCCCGCTTCTTTGTATGTGCTCATATCACTTTCCCCTTAAAATTTATGTATAGTGAGATCCTTATGAGTAGTAAATAGAGAAAATACATAGTTACCAAAATGAATACTAGTTTTGATTTTAACATAAGGTATGTTAGGAAGCCAATTGATGCTAATATGAAAAACATTTTCACAAGTTTTTTCTTTCTGACTTGTTTTAAAAACTGCTGAATGGTATTTAACCACTTCCATTTTTCTAAGGTCTTTTCCCAGAGCTCTGTTATGCTATGGTAAAGATTTAGAATGAACTTGTGAAATTGATTTACAGCACCTTTTTGAAAGTTAGAGCTTCTTATTCTCCATTTGCCTTTTGAGTAAACTAGAGAGTAGTAGTTCGTGGTATCGGTTGAGACACTTATAGAAAAGGTTACTTTGTGAGGTAAAATGTATCTGCTAAATTTGACGATATCAACCCTTACAAATTTTGAATCAAGGGGAATGACTTCAAAGAGAGAAGGGTATAGAGACTCTATGTGTATCTCTGACGGTATTATTCCTATCTTCCTGAGTAGTAAAAAGGAGAGGATTTTTAGGGAATAGACTGGATTTCTGTAAGTTATTTCAACTTTGTTATTCTTTATCTCCATAGTGTAATCCTGTGGTAGTAGTGATGTGTTAATTTCTGTTTTTAGGCGAAGAGAGGAGAAGCTTTCAGAAACTAGTGTTATTTTGCCTAGAAATATATTATCGTTTGCTATGAAATTAATTTCTTTGCCATCTAGTATGATTAGATTGTCGTTTATCCTATGATGAAGTACGTTTTTTAACTCAAGAAAGTTCTTGTTTGCTGAAATATAGTTTTCAAGAACAAAAGACTTGAATTCTTCATTATTTGTTAGGCATAGAATGATCTTGCTTACCCAAGGATCGTAGCTAAACTCTGCTATATACTCTCCTTGAGGTTTAGTTATTTCTAGTAGCATATACACATTATAAACAAGGAAGAACTTTTTTATCAAAGATGAGTGAGGCAGTCAATAGATTCCAACTTCCGTTAGACAAGTGAGCAGAATTCTAGACTTTTCTCACTTACCCTTTGGTTTTCCGTCAGTCACACTTCACTTTGTATCAGCCTCTTAGATGCTTACTATTTTTCTAGATAGCGTTCATCAATCACGAGTTTCATTTCACACTAAGCCTTTAAGTAGACAAGCCTAGAGGATAACGTTTTCCCCATTTAGGAATGTTGAGAAAGATACAAAAACTCATCAAGGAGGATTTCTGCGAAGAGAGTAGTTTTAGTCTACCCAACAAAGGTAAATGTGAGTCTGAGAGAAAATATTTTAGAATGTATTGAAATTCCGAAACTCTTATTGAAATAGATGGTTTTTCAGTCTTATAATATATACAAGTTTTATTGAAGGCTTCTTATGAAGTATGAATTTTCAGAGGCACATAGGTTGAAGAGGATACCTCCTTATATTTTCTCTGTTGTTGATAATATGAAGTTGGAGGTTCAAAAGAGAGGAGTGGATACGATTGATTTTAGTTTGGGCAGTCCTGATATGAAACCTCCTCAGAGGGTTATTGAAAAGCTTAAGGAGGCTTTGGATAGAGATGATGTGCATAACTACTCAAGGCATGATGGTG belongs to Brevinematia bacterium and includes:
- a CDS encoding glycogen-binding domain-containing protein, which codes for MARVWLVVSLLIVFAVGLSSCLLWDALKDRYIPYEVIGKDPETGKLIVRFTFDRPAATTVHLAGQFNNWTQPGRDTPGTDNVSIPMQKDPKTGYWVVEWKIKPGRWQYKYIIDGGIVWSEDQANPLKENDGFGGYNSVAILSE
- the mrdA gene encoding penicillin-binding protein 2 gives rise to the protein MIDFRVTENNIGISRLRLLAFSGIIALVLGIVIIRVVDMQILSRDRFIKLAFINMAQQIPISAQRGTIYDRNLTPLVSSDDTIGVFVIQKYLPKDESEKIAVLSKLSGVIEKDLKFILANIERRKWDIFGPIFISEITKDQAIKILERQEEFPGVVIDTIYLRNYRYPYETAHLLGYLGPIDQQEIKTLSETDKEIYHSGSYIGKDGVEKVYDKILRGKDGKLLRYIDAKNNIVGSEVAELPVEGNSLMLSIDIDIQKLGYELLNEYRGSLVMLKPTTGEIIAIVSSPSFDPNKLSLGDFSYFLSLSTDEKNTPLFNRAIQGTYQPGSVFKLITTTAGIISKKWNPNRGENCLGALRIGKRVFQDWASHSYVKDIVKAIEVSCDVYFYKLGLALDPEDLINTSKIFGVGELTFVDLPNEKKGFRTSVSFHRKRYNRDIMGGDMANLSIGQGDWLLTPLQFAVITSLIFNEGVTYRPHIVKKILSPDGKETIKEIKPEILRETKEIPKEAFDIIKKGMIKVFEEGTARGLKYITKYPIAGKTGTAENPHGKPHSIFVCYGPTDTANPEDTVVVAVVVENVGAGSAYAAPIAAKLIDAYFDKYGYSKAQK
- the purM gene encoding phosphoribosylformylglycinamidine cyclo-ligase — its product is MSTYKEAGVDIEKANTLIEKVKREISRTYNPSVIAGVGGFGALIDIDLREFKNPVISISTDGVGTKLLLAREYDKLDYIGIDLVAMNVDDVICTGAKPIGFVDYFACGKLEEKVYERVIRSIIRGCEIAKVPLVGGETAEMPGMYGNGEFDLNGTAIGVAEKSNILPKNVKEGDTIIALSSSGFHSNGYSLIRKVLKDKKINPEKEYGFSKPLIDLLLEPTRIYSPTLYPLVRNNLVKALSHITGGGIMDNTLRVTQGRGIKIYEDKIITPEIMKFIVREGNIPKDEAFRVFNMGVGMTIITDKEDEVIEVLSKSVDYEIYIVGRVI